One genomic region from Haloarcula taiwanensis encodes:
- a CDS encoding rubredoxin, whose product MGVIDTVSELFGSGGRHYRFRCDDCGTEFAQRAATVEDLTCPECGAGSVQPAEAA is encoded by the coding sequence ATGGGTGTAATTGACACGGTCTCCGAGCTGTTTGGCTCCGGAGGTCGACACTACAGGTTCCGCTGTGATGACTGCGGGACCGAGTTCGCACAGCGTGCGGCGACGGTCGAGGACCTGACCTGTCCGGAGTGCGGCGCTGGGTCGGTACAGCCCGCGGAAGCGGCGTGA